CCTTAGAGTTACCAGAAAACAGCTTTTCAACGCCGTTATAGCCGGGTTTCTATTTCTTACATTTGGAAATGGCGTGGTGGTATGGGCTCTTAAATTCGTTGATAGTGGGTTTGCCGCACTTGAAATTTCCGCACAACCCCTTGTGGTATTACTACTTATGAGGATACTTCAAGGTAAGCGTATACAACCCATGTCCTTGGTAGGTGTGGGACTGGGTATGATAGGGATCTATCTTTTGGTGAGTCAGAAACAGATTATTTCACAAGAAGGAGCGTTTCTTGGAATGATCCTTATTTTCTTTTGTATGCTTAGTTGGGCCTATGGAAGTCTTTTCGTTGGTAAGGCGGACTTACCGCCCAATTACTTCGTAAATACGGGTTATCAGATGGTTACTGGAGGTATTTTACTCTTTGTAATCAGTGCTATCATAGGCGAGGAGTGGATTTCGCCCGTAAATTGGACGGTGCCCGTACTATGGTCTATGATACTTTTGGTCTTATTTGGAAGTATTGTCGCCTTCACGGCGTTTAATTATTTGCTAAAAGTGGTATCCCCGGAAAAGGTAGCTACCTCTTCCTATGTAAATCCCATAATCGCGATGATTTTAGGATGGTACTTTTTAAACGAGCAAATAACTTATCAATCCGCTATTGCCGCTTTGGTGCTGCTCACGGGCGTCTATTTTATCAATACGAAAAAAAGGCTGACTCTATTTTCTAGATTCACCTCCAAACAATAGAGTAGGTAAATCAGGTAGGTCTTGCACGGAGCCTTCTTTTAACCCATTTAATGCAATGGGGCCAACACGCACCCGTACCAATCTAATCGTAGGATATCCAACGGCTGCGGTCATTTTGCGTACCTGTCGAAATTTGCCCTCGGTTAAAACAATCTTGATCCATGAAGTTGGTCTATGAAGGCCGATACGAAGTTTGGGACTTGCTTCGGGCAGGGTAGGGGCCTCGTCCAATTTTTCGATTTTATAGGGTTTGGCAAAATAATTCTTTCCAAAAATCCCAATAGTAACGCCCGCTGCAAGTTTTTCTATGGTTTTTTGGTCAATGATACCGTCCAGCTGCACCCAATATTCCTTTTCAATCCCCGCATTATTGATATAGTCGGTCAATTTTCCATCGGTAGTCATCAATAAAAGGCCTTCAGATTTTTCGTCTAACCTTCCAATGGGCATGGTTCCTTGGGGAAAGTCATAAAGTTCTGTCAGGAATCTCTTTTTGCGCAATTGTCTTGCTTCACCCGATGTCATCTGA
Above is a window of Maribacter algicola DNA encoding:
- a CDS encoding EamA family transporter is translated as MILAKRNTLVILLAFFAIYVIWGSTYLLNKIAVTELPAFMLAGIRFVTAGCLIFLIAKFLKIPLRVTRKQLFNAVIAGFLFLTFGNGVVVWALKFVDSGFAALEISAQPLVVLLLMRILQGKRIQPMSLVGVGLGMIGIYLLVSQKQIISQEGAFLGMILIFFCMLSWAYGSLFVGKADLPPNYFVNTGYQMVTGGILLFVISAIIGEEWISPVNWTVPVLWSMILLVLFGSIVAFTAFNYLLKVVSPEKVATSSYVNPIIAMILGWYFLNEQITYQSAIAALVLLTGVYFINTKKRLTLFSRFTSKQ
- a CDS encoding pseudouridine synthase, giving the protein MNDHSHFKIYKPVGVLSQMTSGEARQLRKKRFLTELYDFPQGTMPIGRLDEKSEGLLLMTTDGKLTDYINNAGIEKEYWVQLDGIIDQKTIEKLAAGVTIGIFGKNYFAKPYKIEKLDEAPTLPEASPKLRIGLHRPTSWIKIVLTEGKFRQVRKMTAAVGYPTIRLVRVRVGPIALNGLKEGSVQDLPDLPTLLFGGESRK